A window from Malassezia restricta chromosome I, complete sequence encodes these proteins:
- a CDS encoding DNA repair protein RAD16, with translation MAMRRLRDRKARIVYEVESDESDDQQDSDFQGSAYSEEDLPTLKKDNSLAQEQESSDDEFYAEIRTENTLRHIPPIKKEPTPSETDSDTPLAQRVRHKKPTKPKLTRFQRSLAQLNHIHPELVPVWDKLRAMRRDKSKPAPRAEQPSNICISLLPFQLEGLYWMQQQEQSEWRGGLLADEMGMGKTIQMVSLLVADPKRPSLVVAPTVALLQWRNEMRKYAPSLQVLVWHGAQRAKDAEALHASDVVLTSYAVLESTFRRDRYGVMRNGRRVHDRSLLHTMLWRRIILDEAHHIKERTSNTSRSAFALQSDFKWCLSGTPLQNRVGELYAMVRFLGGDPFAYYYCRQCPCKSATWQFHHNSYCVQCGHKPMVHLSFWNFMILRPIQRDGTDEGDGEEAFARLRLLLDCIMLRRTKLERADDMGLPPRTIEVRRDFFSPEEEDLYKSLYSSTTRSFSTYLDQGTVLNNYSNIFTLLTRMRQMSNHPDLVLRSTTRSNADLLGKIDEINVCKLCLEEAEDGIMSQCRHVFCRACMQQYLNSFEGDQDPSLRRTHDEPDCPYCHAVLSVDLDAPALEPPQPVATPSDPKRQGILTRIDLSNWHSSTKIEALVEELTKLRELPDRTIKSLVFSQFVNFLDLIAFRLQRAGFRICRLEGNMTPEARDRTIQHFMENPGVTVFLVSLKAGGVALNLTEASRVYLMDPWWNPAVEVQAMDRIHRLGQHRPIVVKRMIIENSIESRIIELQNKKSAMVDAAIGQDDTAMGRLSVDDLRFLFTM, from the exons ATGGCAATGCGGCGCCTTCGGGACAGGaaggcgcgcatcgtctACGAGGTTGAGTCCGACGAGTCTGACGACCAGCAAGACTCGGACTTTCAGGGCAGCGCATATTCTGAAGAGGACCTCCCTACGTTGAAAAAAGACAACTCATtggcgcaggagcaggaGTCGAGTGATGATGAATTCTACGCAGAAATCAGAACAGAGAATACACTGCGGCACATTCCTCCTATCAAGAAGGAGCCCACGCCTTCAGAGACCGATAGCGACACACCCTTGGCCCAACGTGTACGACACAAAAAGCCCACTAAACCGAAGCTCACGCGATTCCAACGCTCCCTTGCGCAGTTAAATCATATACATCCGGAACTGGTTCCTGTATGGGATAAACTAcgtgccatgcggcgcgaTAAGTCAAAGCCCGCACCTCGAGCTGAGCAGCCCAGTAATATTTGCATTTCGCTTCTGCCATTTCAACTAGAGGGCCTGTATTGGATGCAACAACAGGAGCAAAGTGAATGGCGAGGTGGACTTTTGGCAGACGAAATGGGTATGGGCAAAACAATTCAAATGGTGAGCTTGCTTGTGGCGGACCCGAAGCGACCGAGTCTCGTCGTGGCTCCCACGGTGGCACTATTGCAATGGCGTAATGAAATGCGAAAGTATGCACCAAGTCTCCAAGTATTAGTATGGCATGGTGCccagcgtgccaaggaTGCAGAGGCTTTGCATGCTTCCGATGTGGTTCTTACATCATATGCTGTATTAGAAAGCACATTCCGCCGTGATCGATACGGGGTTATGCGAAACGGCCGTCGCGTACACGACCGAAGCTTGTTGCATACAATGTTATGGCGCCGGATAATTCTGGACGAGGCCCATCATATTAAAGAAAGAACATCGAACACATCGCGTAGTGCATTTGCCCTTCAGAGTGACTTTAAATGGTGTCTCAGTGGAACGCCACTCCAAAACCGAGTTGGTGAATTGTATGCCATGGTCCGATTCTTGGGCGGAGACCCGTTTGCGTACTATTATTGTCGACAATGTCCGTGCAAGTCGGCAACCTGGCAATTTCACCATAACAGTTATTGTGTCCAATGTGGTCATAAACCCATGGTTCATTTGAGTTTTTGGAATTTTATGATATTGCGCCCGATTCAACGTGATGGCACTGACGAGGGCGACGGAGAAGAAGCATTCGCTCGTCTACGTCTTCTCCTTGACTGCATCATGCTTAGGCGGACGAAACTCGAACGCGCCGACGATATGGGATTACCGCCACGTACGATTGAAGTACGACGAGATTTCTTCAGTCCTGAGGAAGAGGACTTGTATAAAAGTCTGTATTCATCTACAACACGCAGTTTCAGCACTTATCTGGATCAGGGTACCGTATTAAACAACTACAGCAACATTTTTACGCTTCTCACGCGTATGCGGCAAATGTCAAACCATCCAGATCTCGTGCTTCGTTCAACTACTCGCTCGAACGCTGATTTGCTTGGCAAAATTGATGAAATCAATGTATGCAAACTATGCTTAGAAGAAGCTGAGGATGGTATCATGTCTCAGTGTCGGCATGTGTTTtgccgcgcatgcatgcagCAGTATCTTAACAGTTTTGAAGGCGATCAAGACCCCTcgctgcgacgcacacaTGATGAACCAGATTGCCCATATTGCCATGCTGTGTTATCCGTGGATCTTGACGCGCCTGCATTGGAGCCGCCACAACCCGTTGCTACTCCCAGTGACCCTAAACGACAGGGTATTTTGACTCGTATCGACTTGTCGAACTGGCACTCGAGCACCAAaatcgaggcgctcgtggaagAGCTCACAAAACTACGAGAATTACCAGATCGTACTATTAAGAGTTTGGTGTTCAGTCAGTTTGTCAATTTTTTAGACTTGATTGCCTTCCGACTCCAGCGTGCAGGATTTCGTATATGTCGGTTGGAAGGTAACATGACGCCTGAAGCTCGCGACCGAACCATTCAACACTTCATGGAGAATCCAGGTGTGACTGTGTTTCTTGTCTCGCTGAAAGCAGGTGGTGTGGCGCTCAATTTGACCGAGGCATCGAGGGTTTACCTGATGGATCCTTGGTGGAATCCGGCTGTCGAGGTGCAGGCTATGGACCGCATTCACCGCTTGGGACAGCATCGCCCTATCGTTGTCAAGCGCATGATTATTGAAAACAGCATTGAAAGCCGCATTATTGAATTACAAAACAAAAAGA GCGCTATGGTCGACGCAGCCATTGGTCAAGATGATACTGCCATGGGGCGTCTCAGTGTAGATGATTTACGCTTCCTTTTCACCATGTAA
- a CDS encoding small plasma membrane protein: MALFGLTGNRRELKPTKRHVFLFFIILFSILVPPLAVFIRFGICFDFFVNILLTVAGYIPGHLHNFFIQRVRDNSRRPDRTPKWLKRAGLVDDTRGGSSNRQWADRYINTSRPTQYDDEGRAYYLYEDDDDETVEMSDPHALVEPDRFINDGPSRHRSAIRPKASASSLMQQSTYDTMPSSTKNHSIKSRTMRFFGLRSGPPRTQSNARDDPLTRRYMEGRSTFDYDDEDWPPMDRELQRRTARDANDPEYDDWDRELMGLSTRSNYPPVRASRRAASNAPAAPKATEIDDEPTRDILEYEHTF; the protein is encoded by the exons ATGGCGTTGTTTGGGCTGACGGGCAACCGGCGAGAATT AAAGCCAACGAAGCGCCATGTATTCTTATTTTTCATCATTCTTTTTAGTATTCTTGTACCGCCATTAGCGGTATTTATTCGTTTTGGCATATGCTTTGACTTCTTCGTGAACATTCTTCTGACTGTCGCAGGATATATCCCTGGTCATCTTCACAACTTTTTTATTCAACGTGTTCGCGACAACTCACGTCGCCCGGATCGCACCCCGAAATGGCTGAAGCGCGCTGGTCTGGTGGATGATACCCGTGGTGGCAGCTCGAATAGGCAGTGGGCCGACCGCTATATCAATACTAGTCGTCCCACACAATACGATGACGAGGGACGTGCATATTATTTGTatgaagacgatgatgatgagACAGTAGAAATGTCGGATCCTCATGCACTCGTTGAGCCTGACCGATTTATCAATGATGGTCCATCGCGGCACAGAAGCGCTATTCGGCCCAAGGCATCTGCGTCCTCATTGATGCAACAATCAACATACGATACAATGCCATCAAGCACCAAAAACCATTCAATCAAGTCCCGCACGATGAGGTTCTTTGGTCTTCGTTCTGGTCCACCTAGGACACAAAGCAATGCACGCGATGATCCCCTGACTCGCCGTTACATGGAAGGACGCTCTACCTTCGATTATGATGACGAGGATTGGCCACCTATGGATCGAGAGCTACAACGGCGCACAGCACGCGATGCTAATGACCCAGAGTATGATGACTGGGATCGCGAATTGATGGGTCTCTCGACGCGGTCCAATTATCCACCTGTGCGTGCGAGTCGCCGTGCAGCATCAAACGCGCCTGCGGCGCCGAAAGCCACAGAGATCGACGATGAACCAACTCGCGATATCCTGGAATACGAGCACACATTCTAG
- a CDS encoding ATP-dependent RNA helicase DDX6/DHH1: MTSVAPGMEVRRLPKDTRPQTEDVTVTKGNDFEDFFLKRELLMGIFEAGFEHPSPIQEEAIPIALSGRDILARAKNGTGKTAAYVIPTLERVNTKKNKIQAVLLVPTRELALQTSQVAKTLGKHLGVEIMVSTGGTTLKDDILRLGQTVHILVGTPGRILDLASKGIADLSQCTTYVMDEADKLLSPEFTPVMEQLLGLMPKERQVMLFSATFPLIVKDFKDKHMVKPYEINLMDELTLRGVTQYYAFVEERQKVHCLNTLFSKLQINQSIIFCNSTNRVELLAKKITELGYSCFYSHAKMLQAHRNRVFHDFRNGACRNLVCSDLLTRGIDIQAVNVVINFDFPKNAETYLHRIGRSGRFGHMGLAINLITYEDRFNLYRIEQELGTEVQPIPATIDKRLYVAPSLIEEAENRERDAKAQGKPTQGPGIMQQGLPSIPPTQAAMHAVPMNQNANFTNTVPHRRGGRRNRRGGHAGHGNANGAANGAQGGA; encoded by the coding sequence ATGACGAGTGTAGCGCCAGGCATGGAAGTGCGACGGCTACCAAAAGATACCCGGCCGCAAACAGAGGACGTCACTGTGACTAAAGGCAATGACTTTGAGGACTTTTTCTTGAAGCGTGAATTACTGATGGGAATTTTTGAAGCAGGATTCGAGCATCCTTCGCCTATTCAAGAGGAAGCCATCCCCATCGCTTTGTCCGGTCGTGACATCCTAGCTCGTGCTAAGAACGGCACGGGTAAGACCGCAGCATACGTTATTCCCACTTTGGAACGCGTCAACACAAAAAAGAACAAAATCCAGGCTGTGCTTCTGGTTCCTACGCGCGAGTTGGCGCTGCAAACGAGCCAGGTCGCCAAAACGCTTGGTAAACACCTTGGTGTCGAAATTATGGTCAGCACGGGTGGTACGACTTTGAAAGATGACATTCTGCGTCTTGGTCAAACAGTGCACATTCTGGTTGGTACACCTGGTCGTATTCTTGATCTCGCAAGTAAGGGCATCGCAGATCTTAGTCAATGTACAACATATGTTATGGACGAAGCTGATAAGCTACTGTCACCTGAATTTACACCTGTGATGGAACAGCTTCTGGGCCTTATGCCCAAGGAACGCCAGGTCATGCTGTTTTCGGCGACGTTTCCTCTGATTGTTAAGGACTTCAAAGACAAACATATGGTCAAACCGTATGAAATCAACCTAATGGACGAGCTGACACTGCGTGGTGTGACGCAGTACTATGCGTTTGTCGAAGAGCGTCAAAAGGTGCACTGCCTTAACACGCTCTTTTCTAAGCTTCAAATCAATCAATCGATCATTTTTTGCAACTCGACCAACCGAGTAGAATTGTTGGCTAAGAAAATCACAGAGCTGGGCTACTCTTGCTTTTACTCACACGCCAAGATGCTCCAAGCGCATCGCAACCGCGTGTTCCATGATTTCCGAAATGGTGCTTGTCGTAACCTGGTGTGCTCGGATTTGCTCACCCGTGGTATTGATATTCAGGCTGTAAACGTTGTGATCAACTTTGACTTCCCCAAGAACGCCGAAACCTATCTTCACAGAATTGGCCGTAGTGGTCGATTCGGTCACATGGGCTTGGCGATCAACCTTATCACGTATGAAGACCGCTTCAACCTGTACCGTATTGAGCAAGAGCTTGGCACGGAAGTTCAGCCTATTCCTGCCACTATTGACAAGCGCCTGTATGTGGCCCCCTCTCTTATCGAAGAGGCGGAAAACCGTGAACGCGATGCGAAGGCTCAAGGCAAGCCCACGCAAGGCCCGGGTATTATGCAACAGGGATTGCCGTCTATTCCACCCACGCAGGCAGCCATGCACGCTGTTCCTATGAACCAGAATGCCAATTTCACCAACACGGTGCCGCACCGCCGTGGTGGACGCAGGAATCGTCGTGGTGGACACGCCGGCCATGGAAATGCTAATGGCGCTGCGAATGGTGCTCAGGGCGGTGCTTAG
- a CDS encoding TELO2-interacting protein 1, translating to MTTASGAPTSGASNANFQKLRPVCVNLLRLINKAPDDNALEDALAQLHVCLEVVDTLTPSLVHYVFYPVSQLLNTHENGIFSFPNRVRTLIFRVLAQLATDWWQTWTWAHIQSCSKAETCPTTISGSPDWRVWEQLLFLGVMTLSGGPRSCPVQNNYETREATAQFLARVLQPRISQLPPSNDHWEWDGVSSLPSLEEFDGPNQIYPATQHVAAVRDSRASSGALAHALKLALDMSREPSAPASLCRTALTLVGIVSISWMGGCTLVLDNTMQVDHSALRERAIHADTIACSERLRMILPGVASSLVKVATRASSAVNVAYAVDLLTAMLVLCLQDPLTAPYRTNSLDSEVPSSLEDFGKLDINSLMSPNSELEEETETLSAKSEMSTPATSITSDAIENSWLERTMNPVLIALKALVPLGERNDVPVQLAMTRMAHTLLTCMPETLQWARQDMEADPCEDLTCTLLDMSCDWHTERVTQQARDAVRALGSSLLVLMDRIMTHALLSLASAVKRIHDADVQMHARRVRMCASLLSHDLLDVQMGSPHMAFLRVASHHGDFHWWFDALMQAFCVHELTNGVMAADTIPYIRPALGQLEPGSMYALGRMWFAWGEATAVLLCAAVQRRSALSPRYQSAFSLPLYAMHVARMCRITDINRARVHLLVVNEVMLGTSHILTTRDLETWMTLPEGRALRKAAHGFARHVVHELQHAWHAEVEEKEEPEMQEVVESIPTSDTTMVRGLPAFTDRIGRLNAGPALDVSFVDSARIDVSNLKSKGPEMAKKERALERRNAMRDHCDALSLCILASAASLLGVSCRPLLLQILYPVLGAFGRRDEVVRNAAQYALERMSDACAYPSIQSCILHHTDYVLGAASHRLISGLRSELYAGLSIAPIRPTQQTVLMSARAAPWVLVQVIQMLGAEAVPWVEDAVDEVLAALDQFHGHEDVCDGLLAVLARLVAVLAPMQPPKERIQPKMKSPIEDFRQWLEMHMTGTSRDESLADLSVPDEDANQDANPAPNRLQSVLNEILIRCIPFLSHGSAYLRMRALDMLRDGVAILAPQERTAELYPVLDRAWPLILARFGTSATSVSLNVEYDVNVWIHATGLVSTIAQHVSEGFGRRILKDIWPQWRQMLYTLCTDRSAQPRVMPRPERGAVAKRAHVHLYNQHATEGQVLFAILEALKSIASSIGQKMENAVLWDMATHPRLLDTLDVRQPGKIRNAGVIMYQSFIQADDMTLWTILRAVAGQGAPWYLQRSIQWAPEFTW from the coding sequence atgacgACGGCCAGTGGCGCGCCGacaagcggcgcgtccAATGCAAATTTTCAGAAGCTTCGTCCCGTGTGTGTGAATTTGCTTCGCTTAATCAACAAGGCCCCAGACGACAATGCACTCGaagatgcgctcgcgcaaTTGCATGTGTGTCTTGAGGTAGTTGATACATTAACGCCTTCACTCGTACACTATGTGTTTTATCCGGTGTCCCAACTGCTAAATACGCACGAAAACGGAATCTTTTCTTTTCCCAATCGTGTAAGGACTCTCATTTTTCGTGTACTTGCTCAATTGGCCACTGACTGGTGGCAGACTTGGACATGGGCACATATTCAGTCATGCAGCAAAGCAGAAACATGTCCCACAACTATATCTGGTTCGCCTGATTGGAGAGTTTGGGAACAATTGCTCTTTCTTGGTGTTATGACGCTTAGTGGTGGACCTCGGTCTTGCCCCGTGCAAAATAATTACGAGACCCGTGAAGCTACGGCGCAGTTTTTGGCGCGGGTGCTTCAGCCGCGCATCTCGCAACTACCACCTTCCAATGATCATTGGGAATGGGATGGTGTATCAAGTTTACCATCTCTTGAAGAATTCGACGGCCCAAATCAAATATACCCTGCcacgcagcacgtcgcagCGGTACGAGACAGTCGAGCAAGCTCTGGCGCCTTGGCACACGCACTCAAATTGGCCCTCGATATGAGCCGCGAACCAAGCGCACCTGCCTCATTGTGCCGCACGGCCCTTACCTTGGTTGGCATCGTCAGTATCTCGTGGATGGGTGGCTGCACCCTTGTGTTGGACAATACCATGCAGGTGGATCATTCTGCCTTGCGTGAACGCGCGATACATGCCGATACTATTGCATGCAGTGAAAGACTGCGCATGATACTTCCTGGTGTAGCAAGTTCTCTGGTCAAAGTGGCCACCAGAGCTAGCTCAGCGGTCAACGTTGCATATGCTGTGGATTTACTAACGGCTATGCTAGTTCTTTGTCTTCAAGACCCTCTTACGGCACCATATCGTACAAACTCATTAGACTCTGAAGTACCCTCTTCATTGGAAGACTTTGGAAAGTTGGATATCAACTCGCTCATGAGCCCTAATTCGGAACTTGAAGAAGAAACAGAAACTTTGAGTGCAAAGAGCGAGATGAGCACACCTGCTACATCTATAACAAGCGATGCGATCGAAAATTCGTGGCTGGAACGAACAATGAATCCTGTGCTTATTGCCCTCAAAGCTCTTGTGCCTCTTGGCGAACGCAACGACGTGCCTGTCCAGCTTGCGATGACGCGCATGGCACACACTCTTCTCACCTGCATGCCAGAGACCCTTCAATGGGCACGTCAAGATATGGAGGCAGATCCATGTGAAGATCTCACATGTACACTTCTGGATATGAGTTGTGATTGGCATACTGAACGTGTTACGCAGCAAGCTAGggacgccgtgcgtgcTTTGGGATCATCTCTATTAGTTCTAATGGATCGCATAATGACGCATGCACTTTTATCTCTAGCATCAGCTGTGAAGCGAATTCACGATGCAGACGTTCAAATGCATGCTCGCAGAGTACGGATGTGTGCTTCGCTTTTGTCCCATGACCTGCTCGATGTGCAAATGGGCTCACCGCATATGGCATTCCTGCGTGTCGCTTCACACCATGGCGATTTCCATTGGTGGTTCGATGCATTGATGCAAGCATTTTGTGTGCATGAGCTGACAAATGGGGTTATGGCTGCAGATACCATTCCTTATATCCGACCAGCGCTGGGACAACTCGAACCCGGATCTATGTACGCACTGGGACGGATGTGGTTTGCATGGGGTGAAGCCACGGCGGTCCTGCTCTGTGCTGCTGTCCAGAGGCGCTCCGCACTCTCTCCGCGGTACCAGTCAGCCTTTTCACTGCCACTTTatgccatgcatgtggCTCGTATGTGCCGCATAACAGATATTAATCGTGCTCGTGTACACTTATTGGTTGTGAATGAGGTAATGCTTGGTACAAGTCACATTCTAACAACGCGTGATTTGGAAACGTGGATGACATTACCAGAAGGTCGGGCACTACGGAAAGCAGCACACGGCTTTGCTCGGCACGTTGTGCATGAGTTACAGCACGCATGGCATGCAGAAGtggaagaaaaagaagaACCTGAAATGCAGGAAGTGGTCGAGTCTATTCCTACAAGTGACACAACCATGGTCCGTGGCCTTCCAGCATTTACCGACAGAATTGGACGTTTAAATGCAGGTCCAGCACTAGATGTTTCGTTCGTCGACAGTGCCCGTATCGACGTCTCGAATTTAAAATCTAAGGGACCTGAAATGGCCAAAAAGGAACGTGCGCTTGAACGGCGCAATGCTATGCGTGATCACTGTGATGCATTGTCTCTTTGTATCTTGGCTTCGGCCGCTTCTCTTTTGGGCGTTTCTTGCCGGCCACTATTGTTACAAATCTTATACCCTGTTCTTGGAGCATTTGGCAGACGAGATGAAGTGGTGCGAAATGCGGCTCAGTATGCATTAGAACGCATGTCCGACGCATGTGCATACCCCAGCATCCAGAGCTGTATCTTGCATCACACAGACTATGTGCTTGGCGCAGCAAGTCACAGACTTATATCTGGTTTACGTTCGGAACTATATGCTGGCCTAAGTATTGCACCGATCCGACCGACGCAACAGACAGTTTTGATGAgtgcacgcgctgcaccgTGGGTACTGGTGCAAGTAATTCAAATGCTGGGTGCTGAGGCTGTACCATGGGTAGAAGATGCCGTGGACGAAGTGCTTGCGGCACTCGATCAATTTCATGGGCACGAAGATGTTTGTGATGGATTGTTGGCTGTGCTTGCTCGACTCGTGGCGGTACTTGCACCTATGCAGCCGCCTAAAGAGCGTATTCAACCTAAAATGAAGTCGCCTATCGAGGATTTTAGGCAATGGCTTGAAATGCACATGACGGGTACATCTCGAGATGAATCTTTAGCCGATTTATCCGTCCCTGATGAAGATGCGAATCAAGATGCGAATCCCGCGCCAAACCGCTTGCAATCAGTATTAAATGAGATTCTTATACGATGTATTCCATTCCTCAGTCATGGGAGTGCATATCTTCGCATGCGTGCCTTGGATATGCTTCGCGATGGTGTAGCTATTCTCGCTCCTCAAGAACGCACCGCCGAATTGTATCCTGTTCTGGACCGTGCGTGGCCATTGATCCTTGCACGATTTGGTACCAGTGCTACTTCTGTAAGTTTGAATGTGGAATATGATGTCAATGTATGGATCCATGCGACAGGACTAGTCTCGACCATCGCACAGCATGTGTCAGAGGGTTTCGGACGACGCATTCTCAAGGATATATGGCCTCAATGGCGTCAAATGCTCTATACCCTATGCACAGACCGCTCGGCACAGCCGCGTGTAATGCCCCGGCCTGAAAGAGGGGCTGTTGCGAAACGTGCCCATGTGCATTTGTACAATCAACATGCGACAGAGGGTCAGGTTCTATTCGCGATACTGGAAGCACTCAAAAGTATAGCATCGAGTATTGGACAGAAGATGGAGAATGCTGTGTTGTGGGACATGGCGACTCATCCTCGATTGCTAGATACCTTGGATGTTCGGCAACCGGGAAAAATTCGAAACGCTGGTGTAATTATGTACCAAAGCTTTATTCAGGCAGATGACATGACGTTATGGACTATATTACGTGCTGTTGCTGGACAAGGAGCTCCTTGGTATCTACAACGATCGATACAGTGGGCTCCAGAATTTACATGGTGA
- a CDS encoding histone-binding protein RBBP4, producing the protein MSNVEIAEDEASANMAMISNEEYKIWKKNSPFLYDMVVTHALEWPTLTMQWMPDKEVFSDKGFTRHRLLLGTHTSGQDNNYLQIANVNLPNTDSTTLDMKDYDEEKGEIGSYSSASARIQVTQRINHEGEVNRARYCPQNCDLIATRAVSGLTYVFDRTKHSNQPDSDGKCRPDIVLEGQTREGYGLSWNPIRQGHILCASEDTTVCHWDLNAYQKESKTLHPLRTYRGHSAIVEDVAWHNHHENLFASVGDDRQMLLWDTRDSNEVPKYRVEAHTGEVNAVSFSPASEYIVATGSSDKTVGLWDLRNLSTHLHSLEAHTDEVLQIAWSPHHETVLCSASSDRRVNVWDLSRIGEEQAPEDAEDGPAELLFVHGGHISRPTDLSWSPKDPWKIATAAEDNIVMVWQPARSIVEPAEAEPDAADLE; encoded by the exons ATGTCGAACGTCGAAATTGCCGAGGATGAAGCATCGGCTAATATGGCCATGATATCGAATGAAGAATACAAAA TCTGGAAGAAAAATTCTCCTTTCCTGTATGATATGGTGGTCACGCATGCTCTGGAGTGGCCCACTCTCACTATGCAATGGATGCCCGACAAGGAAGTTTTTTCCGATAAGGGATTCACACGGCATCGCTTGCTTTTGGGAACACATACGTCTGGACAGGACAACAACTATCTGCAAATTGCGAATGTGAACTTGCCCAACACGGATAGCACCACCCTTGATATGAAAGACTATGACGAAGAAAAGGGTGAAATTGGTTCGTATTCTTCTGCTTCTGCGCGTATTCAAGTCACGCAACGCATCAATCATGAAGGCGAAGTGAATCGCGCTCGATACTGCCCCCAGAACTGTGATTTgatcgccacgcgcgctgTGAGTGGTCTGACATACGTTTTTGACCGCACGAAACACAGTAATCAGCCAGACAGCGACGGAAAATGCCGTCCGGACATCGTACTTGAAGGTCAAACACGAGAGGGATATGGCCTGTCATGGAACCCTATTCGCCAAGGCCATATTCTCTGTGCCTCGGAGGACACGACCGTGTGTCACTGGGACCTGAACGCATACCAAAAGGAAAGCAAAACGCTGCATCCACTGCGAACATATCGCGGCCACTCTGCGATTGTGGAAGATGTTGCTTGGCATAACCACCACGAAAACCTGTTTGCCTCTGTCGGCGACGATCGCCAGATGCTCTTGTGGGATACTCGTGACTCGAATGAGGTACCCAAGTACCGCGTTGAGGCCCATACTGGTGAAGTAAATGCCGTCTCATTCAGTCCAGCGAGTGAATACATTGTGGCGACGGGCTCCAGCGACAAGACTGTGGGTCTATGGGATCTGCGGAATTTGAGCACGCATCTGCACTCGCTCGAAGCACACACGGATGAGGTGTTGCAAATCGCATGGTCGCCTCACCATGAAACTGTATTATGCTCAGCTTCATCTGATCGTCGCGTGAATGTATGGGACCTTAGCCGCATCGGAGAAGAACAGGCCCCAGAAGATGCTGAGGATGGTCCTGCGGAGCTTCTCTTCGTGCACGGTGGACACATTAGTCGTCCAACGGACCTTTCATGGAGTCCCAAGGATCCGTGGAAGATTGCCACTGCAGCCGAGGATAATATTGTCATGGTTTGGCAGCCGGCGCGCTCTATTGTTGAGCCGGCAGAAGCGGAACCTGATGCGGCTGACCTGGAGTGA